The uncultured Desulfobulbus sp. genome window below encodes:
- a CDS encoding ATP synthase F0 subunit B: MISIDVTLLMHIVNMIVLMFVLNAILYKPVLGILEKRAQKIESLNGEVAQYEQNAQQRQAELDQKMREASTKAKKALDGARAQAQAAGAEKLAAIRTESDEMKGKQLADLRSQIDGARKELEGNAAGFAQAMAGKILGRSLDA, encoded by the coding sequence ATGATTTCGATTGATGTCACGCTGTTAATGCACATTGTCAACATGATTGTGTTGATGTTTGTCCTCAATGCAATTCTGTACAAACCGGTTCTGGGAATTCTGGAAAAAAGGGCACAGAAGATCGAATCGCTTAACGGCGAAGTTGCTCAATATGAGCAGAATGCCCAACAGCGGCAAGCAGAGCTTGACCAAAAAATGCGTGAGGCGAGCACTAAAGCCAAAAAGGCGCTTGATGGCGCTCGTGCTCAGGCTCAGGCCGCTGGTGCTGAGAAGTTGGCGGCTATCCGTACAGAATCTGATGAGATGAAAGGCAAGCAACTGGCTGATCTGCGTTCGCAGATTGATGGTGCCAGAAAAGAGCTTGAGGGAAATGCCGCGGGGTTCGCCCAGGCAATGGCAGGAAAGATACTTGGAAGGAGTCTGGACGCATGA
- a CDS encoding alpha/beta fold hydrolase: MNLKQLAQYPFQPNYLDIRGHRLAYLDEGEGLALVMVHGNPSWSYLYRNLVTQLQDRYRCIVPDHMGCGFSDKPLNYPYRLENHIENLEFLLDHLGVKRCVLLVHDWGGAIGMGWAGRYPERVAGCVVMNTAAFPSPHIPLRIDICRWPFLGEFLVRGLNGFAGAAIVMAVKKRMSRSVARSFLAPYNNWHNRIAVHRFVKDIPMHPSHPSWSTLTQIEENLVKLRHHPMLLCWGGGDFCFHDWFYKQWQARFPGAEAHYFQDAGHYLLEDGFEQIAPRIEAFLASLPASGEIND, from the coding sequence ATGAACCTGAAACAACTTGCCCAGTATCCCTTTCAACCGAACTATCTTGATATTCGTGGGCACCGCCTTGCCTATCTGGATGAAGGTGAAGGGCTTGCCCTGGTCATGGTCCATGGCAATCCTTCCTGGTCCTATCTCTACCGTAATCTGGTCACCCAGCTGCAAGATCGTTACCGCTGTATTGTTCCCGATCATATGGGCTGCGGATTTTCCGATAAACCGCTGAACTACCCCTACCGTCTGGAAAATCACATTGAAAACCTTGAATTCCTGCTGGATCATTTAGGCGTTAAGCGTTGCGTGTTGCTGGTCCACGACTGGGGAGGCGCTATTGGCATGGGCTGGGCTGGGCGTTATCCTGAGCGGGTGGCCGGTTGCGTGGTGATGAATACGGCCGCCTTTCCCTCGCCACATATTCCGCTGCGTATAGATATCTGCCGCTGGCCGTTTCTGGGAGAATTTCTGGTGCGCGGTCTCAATGGGTTCGCCGGGGCTGCCATCGTTATGGCCGTGAAAAAACGCATGTCCCGGTCTGTTGCCCGCTCTTTTCTCGCCCCGTACAACAACTGGCACAACCGCATTGCAGTGCATCGTTTTGTCAAAGACATCCCCATGCACCCAAGTCATCCATCCTGGTCGACCCTGACCCAGATCGAGGAAAATCTTGTAAAGTTACGGCACCATCCCATGCTGCTCTGTTGGGGAGGCGGTGATTTCTGCTTTCACGATTGGTTTTATAAGCAGTGGCAGGCTCGTTTCCCTGGGGCGGAGGCGCATTATTTTCAGGATGCCGGTCATTATCTCCTTGAGGATGGTTTTGAGCAGATAGCTCCCCGCATCGAGGCTTTTCTTGCATCCCTGCCTGCCTCTGGAGAGATCAATGACTGA
- a CDS encoding F0F1 ATP synthase subunit delta — MRQTILARRYAKALFSLGKEQNKTGEYSEVLAVISGLYNDSDAAVGDALSNPLYPLDVRQKAMAKIAEIVEADAILTSFLNLLIEKKRADILPDIAHELKVMVDKDQNISHGSIISAIDLDQTLLDKIQATLEKLTGNKVILETQVDPSIIGGIIAKVGDLVLDGSIKTQLNGLKESIKGRE; from the coding sequence GTGAGACAAACTATATTAGCTCGTCGATACGCGAAAGCGCTTTTTTCGCTGGGAAAAGAGCAAAATAAAACAGGTGAATACAGCGAGGTTCTCGCCGTAATCTCTGGGTTGTATAATGATTCAGATGCGGCTGTGGGCGATGCGTTGAGCAATCCGCTCTATCCGTTGGATGTTCGGCAGAAAGCCATGGCAAAAATCGCTGAGATCGTTGAGGCCGATGCGATTCTGACCAGCTTTTTGAATCTGCTGATTGAAAAGAAACGTGCCGATATTCTGCCTGATATCGCCCATGAGCTCAAAGTCATGGTTGATAAAGATCAGAACATCAGTCACGGTTCCATCATTTCCGCCATTGATCTTGACCAGACCTTGCTGGATAAGATTCAGGCAACGTTGGAAAAACTAACAGGTAATAAGGTTATACTTGAAACCCAGGTCGATCCGTCCATTATAGGCGGGATTATTGCCAAAGTTGGTGATTTGGTGCTGGACGGAAGTATAAAGACGCAACTTAATGGATTAAAGGAATCTATCAAGGGGAGAGAATAA
- a CDS encoding fatty acid CoA ligase family protein, producing the protein MTDCNIVSALYQSAQKQGEDIALTALEEGHWRQWSFEQIAEASRGYAGALYMRGVRRGDRVMLMVRPSMEFVCLTFGLFQLGAVIILIDPGMGYKNLLRCIGSVKPDILVGISKAILFSRFFPGPFGSVRKRILVGKGGLFVRNPLQPVIHPELPAFIATNEDLAAIIFTTGSTGPPKGVEYTHGIFHTQLRLIRDYFGIGAGDIDQPGFPLFGLFATALGAQAVIPDMDPTRPAQVDPEKFVATIQAHKVTYSFGSPAIWNVVSRYCLEKGIVLPVRKVLMAGAPVPGELVERVQKILPAEGQIYTPYGATESLPVAAIEGREIVESTWSQTRIGRGACVGRSLPEMKLTIIEPVDGVIENWGIVKECAAGQIGEIVVRGPVVTRAYAGNEKETLSAKIPDSQGFWHRMGDMGYLDQEGRLWFCGRKAHRVSTDKGMLYTICCEAIFNEHPLVRRSALVGLGNWGNQTPVLVVELFKKTKDEEKLFKELRELALANPLTVDIDRFLIHSSFPVDIRHNAKIFREKLADWAGKRVQLPCG; encoded by the coding sequence ATGACTGATTGCAATATCGTTTCGGCTCTCTATCAGTCGGCGCAAAAACAAGGTGAAGATATAGCTTTAACCGCCTTGGAAGAGGGCCATTGGCGTCAATGGAGCTTTGAGCAGATTGCAGAAGCCAGTCGAGGATACGCCGGAGCCCTGTACATGCGAGGCGTTCGTCGTGGGGACCGGGTAATGCTTATGGTGCGCCCCTCCATGGAGTTTGTCTGCCTCACCTTCGGACTTTTTCAGCTCGGAGCGGTTATCATCCTTATCGATCCAGGCATGGGCTATAAAAATCTGCTGCGCTGCATTGGCTCGGTCAAACCAGACATATTGGTAGGGATTTCCAAGGCCATCCTCTTCAGCCGCTTCTTTCCTGGTCCCTTTGGTTCCGTGCGCAAGCGCATTTTGGTGGGGAAGGGAGGGCTTTTTGTACGGAATCCCCTGCAGCCTGTTATTCATCCAGAGTTGCCTGCATTTATCGCCACCAATGAGGACCTGGCCGCCATCATCTTCACCACAGGTTCCACCGGACCGCCCAAGGGCGTGGAATACACCCACGGAATATTTCATACCCAGTTGCGTCTGATTCGCGATTATTTTGGTATCGGTGCCGGGGATATCGATCAACCGGGTTTTCCTCTCTTTGGCCTGTTTGCCACAGCCCTCGGCGCCCAGGCGGTCATCCCAGACATGGACCCGACCCGTCCTGCCCAGGTGGACCCTGAAAAATTTGTGGCGACGATTCAGGCTCATAAGGTGACCTACTCCTTCGGCTCTCCAGCAATCTGGAATGTAGTCAGTCGTTATTGCCTGGAGAAGGGCATCGTGCTGCCGGTGCGTAAGGTACTCATGGCAGGAGCGCCGGTGCCCGGAGAACTGGTTGAGCGGGTCCAGAAGATTTTGCCTGCTGAAGGACAGATTTACACCCCCTATGGGGCTACCGAAAGTCTGCCGGTTGCGGCCATTGAAGGACGGGAGATTGTTGAATCCACCTGGTCCCAGACCCGGATTGGACGAGGTGCCTGCGTGGGACGATCCCTGCCGGAAATGAAGCTTACCATTATTGAGCCGGTGGATGGTGTCATTGAAAACTGGGGAATAGTCAAGGAATGTGCGGCTGGACAGATCGGTGAGATCGTTGTTCGCGGCCCTGTGGTAACCCGCGCCTATGCCGGCAATGAAAAAGAAACCCTTTCTGCCAAAATTCCTGATAGTCAAGGTTTCTGGCACCGTATGGGGGATATGGGTTACCTGGATCAAGAGGGACGACTGTGGTTCTGTGGACGTAAGGCACACCGGGTCTCCACCGACAAGGGGATGCTGTATACCATTTGCTGCGAGGCCATCTTCAACGAGCATCCCCTGGTGCGACGTTCTGCCCTGGTTGGGCTCGGGAATTGGGGGAACCAGACACCTGTTTTAGTCGTCGAACTTTTTAAGAAAACGAAAGACGAAGAAAAACTGTTTAAGGAGTTACGGGAACTGGCCTTAGCCAATCCCTTGACAGTAGATATTGACCGCTTTCTGATCCATTCATCCTTCCCTGTCGATATTCGACATAACGCGAAGATTTTTCGTGAGAAATTAGCTGATTGGGCGGGAAAGCGGGTACAGCTCCCCTGCGGCTGA
- a CDS encoding SDR family NAD(P)-dependent oxidoreductase, whose translation MNGQKVAVTGGGGFIGKALVRSLLAQGADVTVLGRNPYPELEKQGVYCQQGDIQDLEFLKKAFCGCTTVFHVAAKAGIWGPKKEYFAINTQGTLNVLQACKVNGVPNLVYTSTPSVVFDQRDINCGDESLQYGSKPLCHYAASKIAAEKAVLAANSDQLRTLAIRPHLVWGPGDQNLIPRLVERGQAKELKIVGSGTNKVDIAYIDNVVHAHILAAKNLAGEATGAGQAFFIGQKEPVMLWKWINELFLQLNIEPIDKRVPFPIAYMAGALLELLGTLRKKNEEPKMTRFLANQLAHSHWFSHRKAEKILGYNELVSSREGMVRLISWLQNR comes from the coding sequence ATGAACGGACAGAAGGTCGCAGTTACAGGTGGTGGCGGTTTCATTGGTAAAGCACTGGTGAGATCCTTGCTCGCGCAAGGGGCAGACGTGACCGTTCTGGGCCGTAATCCCTATCCGGAGTTAGAAAAGCAAGGTGTATACTGCCAGCAAGGCGATATTCAGGATCTGGAATTTCTCAAAAAGGCCTTTTGTGGATGCACCACTGTCTTCCATGTTGCCGCTAAGGCGGGGATCTGGGGGCCAAAGAAAGAATATTTTGCTATCAATACACAAGGAACGCTCAATGTTTTGCAAGCTTGCAAGGTAAACGGCGTTCCCAATCTGGTCTATACCTCAACCCCCTCGGTTGTTTTTGACCAACGGGATATCAATTGCGGTGATGAATCACTTCAATATGGCAGCAAACCTCTCTGTCACTATGCCGCCTCAAAGATTGCGGCTGAGAAGGCTGTTCTTGCGGCAAACTCAGACCAATTACGTACTCTCGCCATTCGGCCGCATCTTGTCTGGGGGCCCGGTGATCAGAATCTGATTCCCCGCCTTGTCGAACGCGGGCAAGCAAAAGAATTAAAAATCGTTGGTTCTGGTACCAATAAGGTGGATATCGCCTATATAGATAATGTGGTCCACGCCCATATTCTGGCTGCGAAAAATCTCGCGGGGGAGGCTACAGGTGCTGGCCAAGCATTTTTTATAGGGCAAAAGGAACCTGTCATGTTGTGGAAGTGGATTAATGAGCTCTTTCTTCAGCTTAATATCGAGCCCATCGACAAACGGGTTCCTTTCCCAATCGCCTATATGGCAGGTGCTCTTTTGGAACTCTTGGGGACCTTGAGGAAGAAAAATGAGGAGCCCAAAATGACCCGTTTCCTGGCTAACCAGTTGGCCCACTCCCATTGGTTTTCCCATCGCAAGGCTGAAAAGATCCTTGGCTATAATGAGTTAGTTTCCTCGCGCGAAGGCATGGTCAGACTGATATCCTGGTTACAAAATCGTTAG
- the atpG gene encoding ATP synthase F1 subunit gamma: MPGLKDVKDKITGVKKTAQITKAMNMVASAKLRGAQEKMERFRPYAGKFAEAMSDLSGGMESADLPLMEVREVKSVEIVVVTSDRGLCGSFNANIIKTAEKLKKKYEAEGKKVSFVTVGKKGQQVLKKSGAVRKSFNDIMGSFQMYNAREISQDITEAFLAGESDQVDIVYGKFISVGIQRPEVEELLPIKPLASEEDAPQETTGATGSYTYEPDPNEIMEVLLPLYLNVQIYHAMLEVGASEHAARMTAMDNATKACKDMITDLTQLYNKARQAAVTGELMDIVGGAEALK, encoded by the coding sequence ATGCCTGGATTAAAGGACGTTAAAGATAAAATTACCGGCGTGAAGAAAACCGCGCAGATTACCAAGGCCATGAACATGGTGGCCTCGGCTAAATTGCGCGGTGCCCAGGAGAAGATGGAACGCTTCCGTCCCTATGCTGGAAAATTCGCCGAAGCTATGAGCGACTTGTCCGGCGGTATGGAAAGCGCTGACCTTCCTCTGATGGAAGTCCGCGAGGTTAAATCGGTTGAGATCGTTGTTGTGACCTCTGACCGTGGCTTGTGCGGTAGCTTCAACGCCAATATTATAAAAACAGCTGAAAAGCTGAAAAAGAAATACGAAGCTGAAGGCAAGAAAGTCAGCTTTGTAACTGTGGGAAAAAAAGGACAGCAGGTTCTGAAAAAATCAGGGGCTGTGCGTAAATCCTTTAACGATATCATGGGTTCGTTCCAGATGTACAATGCCCGTGAGATCTCCCAGGACATCACCGAGGCCTTCCTTGCCGGTGAGAGTGATCAGGTGGACATCGTCTACGGTAAATTCATCTCCGTTGGTATTCAACGCCCGGAAGTTGAAGAGCTGCTGCCGATCAAACCCCTGGCCTCTGAGGAGGATGCACCTCAGGAAACAACTGGCGCAACAGGATCCTACACCTACGAGCCGGATCCCAATGAGATTATGGAAGTCCTGCTTCCTCTCTATCTCAATGTTCAAATCTACCATGCCATGCTGGAAGTTGGTGCCTCTGAACATGCTGCTCGAATGACAGCCATGGACAATGCGACCAAAGCTTGTAAAGACATGATCACTGATTTGACACAGTTGTACAACAAAGCCCGCCAGGCTGCCGTTACCGGCGAATTGATGGATATCGTTGGTGGTGCTGAGGCGTTGAAATAA
- the atpA gene encoding F0F1 ATP synthase subunit alpha — translation MQIKAEEISQIIKDQIAGFENDVDLKETGTVLSVGDGIARVYGVENCQAMELLEFPGGIFGLALNLEEDNVGCAILGDVRDIKEGDIVKRTGRIAEVPVGPEMEGRVVDGIGQAIDGKGPIDAKESRKIEVLAPGVIARKGVHEPCYTGAKAVDAMTPVGKGQRELVIGDRQIGKTALCVDAIIAQKNTDVHCIYVAIGQKKSTVALVVEALRKHGAMEYTTVVAACASDPAPMQYVSAFAGCAMGEYFRDKGEHALIIYDDLSKQAVAYRELSLLLRRPPGREAYPGDIFFNHSRLLERAAKVSDELGAGSLTALPIIETQAGDVSAFIPTNVISITDGQVYLEPNLFFAGVRPAINVGLSVSRVGGSAQVKAMKQVAGTLRLDLAQYRELAAFASFGSDLDSATQAQLTRGERLVEILKQPQYQPLPMEKQVTIIFAGTKGFLDKFPVDTLADYEQEMYSYIETNEPSIFTELAEKQVITPELEEKMKKTLATFGETFKATKGLN, via the coding sequence ATGCAGATTAAAGCCGAAGAAATCAGCCAGATTATAAAAGATCAGATCGCTGGCTTTGAGAACGACGTCGACCTGAAGGAAACCGGAACTGTACTTTCTGTTGGTGACGGTATTGCACGTGTATATGGTGTTGAAAACTGTCAGGCCATGGAGCTGCTTGAGTTCCCCGGCGGTATTTTTGGACTGGCACTCAACCTTGAGGAAGACAACGTTGGTTGCGCTATCCTCGGTGACGTTCGCGACATTAAAGAAGGTGACATCGTCAAACGTACCGGTCGTATCGCTGAGGTACCCGTTGGTCCTGAGATGGAAGGCCGCGTTGTTGACGGTATCGGCCAGGCCATTGACGGTAAAGGCCCGATCGATGCTAAAGAGAGCCGCAAAATTGAGGTTCTTGCCCCTGGTGTTATTGCACGTAAAGGTGTTCACGAGCCGTGCTACACCGGTGCCAAAGCTGTTGACGCTATGACCCCGGTTGGTAAGGGACAGCGTGAGCTGGTTATTGGTGACCGCCAGATTGGTAAGACTGCTCTCTGCGTTGACGCCATCATCGCTCAGAAAAACACCGATGTACACTGTATCTACGTTGCTATCGGACAGAAAAAATCCACCGTTGCCCTGGTTGTTGAAGCCCTGCGTAAACACGGTGCCATGGAATACACCACCGTTGTTGCCGCCTGTGCCTCCGATCCTGCACCTATGCAGTATGTATCTGCATTTGCCGGTTGCGCCATGGGTGAGTACTTCCGTGACAAAGGTGAGCATGCACTGATCATCTACGATGACCTCTCCAAACAGGCTGTTGCTTATCGTGAGCTCTCCCTGCTGCTCCGTCGTCCTCCGGGACGTGAGGCCTACCCTGGTGATATTTTCTTCAACCACTCCCGTCTGCTTGAGCGCGCTGCGAAAGTAAGTGACGAGCTGGGTGCTGGTTCGCTCACCGCTCTGCCGATCATTGAGACCCAGGCCGGTGACGTTTCCGCCTTTATTCCGACCAACGTTATCTCCATTACCGACGGTCAGGTATACCTTGAGCCGAACCTGTTCTTCGCTGGTGTTCGCCCCGCGATCAACGTTGGTCTCTCCGTATCCCGCGTTGGTGGTTCCGCGCAGGTTAAAGCCATGAAACAGGTTGCAGGTACCCTGCGCCTTGACCTGGCTCAGTATCGTGAGCTCGCAGCCTTCGCAAGCTTCGGTTCTGATCTTGATTCTGCAACCCAGGCTCAGCTGACCCGTGGTGAGCGTCTGGTTGAGATCCTTAAACAGCCTCAGTACCAACCGCTGCCCATGGAAAAACAGGTAACCATCATTTTTGCTGGTACCAAAGGTTTCCTTGATAAATTCCCGGTAGATACCTTGGCTGATTACGAGCAGGAAATGTACAGCTACATCGAGACCAACGAGCCTTCTATCTTCACTGAGCTTGCCGAAAAACAGGTAATCACTCCTGAGCTCGAAGAGAAAATGAAGAAAACTCTGGCAACCTTCGGTGAAACTTTCAAGGCAACCAAGGGCCTGAACTGA
- a CDS encoding F0F1 ATP synthase subunit epsilon, producing MAQIQLEVVTPSGAVVSEDVDIVTAPGVGGEFGVLANHAPFLSTIKTGTLTFKKDRVAKYLMVTGGFTEVSNNKITFLVEGAEFGNDIDVERAMQAKERAEKRLNQAQQATEKVNRVRAEAALQRAMARLRTAELSRS from the coding sequence ATGGCGCAAATTCAATTAGAAGTTGTAACCCCAAGCGGAGCGGTTGTCAGTGAGGATGTCGACATCGTCACTGCGCCCGGTGTGGGTGGTGAGTTTGGTGTACTTGCCAATCATGCTCCTTTTTTAAGTACTATTAAAACCGGTACACTGACCTTTAAAAAGGACCGTGTAGCGAAATATCTGATGGTGACCGGCGGTTTTACCGAGGTATCCAATAACAAAATCACCTTCCTTGTTGAGGGAGCTGAGTTTGGTAATGATATCGATGTAGAACGTGCCATGCAGGCCAAAGAGCGTGCTGAAAAGCGCCTCAACCAGGCTCAGCAGGCCACAGAGAAAGTCAATCGTGTTCGTGCTGAAGCTGCCCTCCAACGGGCGATGGCACGACTGAGAACAGCAGAGTTGTCTCGTAGTTGA
- a CDS encoding N-acetylmuramoyl-L-alanine amidase, producing the protein MKQVQKFSKGLLHQVQIEDTHRGEVVFQLGLNAYKEYKTFTLHNPFRLVVDLYGQEKSLKDDSNMTLPKKESNVQAEKTVAENDLDQAIIPLLADMKKYGPTGPHPHIKLQQEPLSLTQQLGLGIKTIVIDPGHGGKDPGAMAHGLKEKDIVLQIAQKLATILREDFHYQVLLTRTEDVYIPLEQRIEIANHQKADLFVSIHINAHTDQSNSGIETYFLNLATDADAMRVAALENASSTHSFGELQDILASLMNNSKIDESSRLARFVQNNLIKGFSHTYRPKNLGVKQAPFYVLIGAEMPAILAELTFISNPSEARLLKNSAHLQRLARQLANGIVAYVDHHQAAVRLY; encoded by the coding sequence GTGAAACAGGTACAAAAATTCAGCAAAGGCTTGTTGCACCAGGTTCAGATAGAGGACACTCATCGTGGAGAAGTTGTGTTTCAGCTAGGGCTTAATGCATACAAGGAGTATAAAACCTTCACTTTACATAATCCCTTTCGCCTGGTAGTCGACTTATATGGGCAGGAGAAAAGCCTAAAAGACGATTCAAACATGACATTGCCTAAAAAAGAAAGCAACGTTCAGGCTGAAAAGACTGTTGCTGAAAATGACCTTGATCAGGCTATTATTCCGCTTCTTGCTGACATGAAAAAATATGGTCCTACTGGACCTCATCCTCACATCAAATTACAGCAAGAACCGCTCTCCTTAACACAGCAGTTGGGCCTGGGAATCAAAACCATAGTCATTGATCCCGGGCATGGCGGGAAGGATCCAGGAGCCATGGCACATGGCCTGAAGGAAAAGGACATCGTACTGCAAATTGCCCAAAAACTGGCAACGATCCTTCGAGAAGATTTTCATTACCAGGTTCTGTTGACACGCACCGAGGATGTGTATATCCCCTTGGAACAAAGAATTGAAATTGCCAACCATCAAAAGGCAGATCTCTTTGTCTCCATCCATATCAACGCACATACTGATCAAAGTAACTCAGGTATAGAGACCTACTTTCTCAACTTGGCTACTGATGCCGATGCAATGCGTGTCGCAGCGCTCGAAAATGCCTCATCAACCCATTCCTTTGGTGAGTTACAGGATATTCTGGCCTCACTCATGAATAACTCTAAGATTGATGAGTCATCACGCCTGGCACGGTTTGTTCAAAATAATTTAATCAAAGGCTTTTCACACACGTATCGCCCGAAAAATTTGGGGGTAAAACAGGCTCCGTTTTATGTGCTTATTGGCGCTGAAATGCCTGCTATCCTGGCGGAACTTACCTTTATTTCTAACCCAAGTGAGGCCAGATTGCTCAAAAACAGCGCTCATTTACAGCGGCTTGCCCGGCAGTTAGCTAACGGTATTGTTGCTTACGTCGATCACCATCAGGCTGCAGTACGTCTGTATTAG
- a CDS encoding ATP synthase F0 subunit B, translating to MRACITTVLRPALLAILIGVAPVGLAFASNAAADAHQEVTADAHAAAPAAAGHEAAVEEHGATTDAHGAVVEGHAAATDAHGAAGHGEAHGSNSLSPEKLKDLFWRAVNFLALIVLLVKFGAKPIVSGLSGRQQQIREELETLTARRDEAEESFKEFSTKLAGMEREMDVIVEKAIAQAEVEKERILAEAEKAADDIKRNAEAAVAAELEDAKRTLREEVAEQAAAMAEELIVKNLTPADQVAITEQYLERVGAVQ from the coding sequence ATGAGAGCTTGTATCACAACAGTTTTACGGCCGGCATTGCTGGCTATCCTGATCGGTGTTGCGCCGGTGGGGCTTGCCTTTGCAAGCAACGCTGCTGCTGACGCCCATCAGGAAGTGACGGCGGATGCCCACGCGGCAGCGCCTGCAGCTGCAGGGCACGAAGCAGCTGTTGAAGAGCACGGCGCTACAACTGACGCCCATGGTGCAGTAGTCGAAGGACACGCTGCAGCTACAGATGCTCACGGCGCAGCCGGTCACGGAGAAGCACACGGAAGCAATTCACTTTCTCCCGAAAAATTGAAGGACCTGTTCTGGCGGGCAGTGAACTTTCTCGCACTGATCGTTTTGCTGGTCAAGTTCGGTGCTAAACCGATCGTTTCCGGCTTGAGTGGGCGTCAGCAGCAGATTCGGGAAGAACTTGAGACCCTGACCGCACGCCGCGACGAGGCAGAGGAATCCTTCAAGGAATTCTCCACCAAACTCGCTGGTATGGAGCGCGAGATGGACGTCATTGTCGAGAAGGCAATCGCGCAAGCTGAGGTCGAAAAAGAACGTATTCTGGCTGAAGCAGAGAAAGCAGCTGATGATATCAAGCGCAACGCTGAAGCGGCTGTCGCTGCCGAATTGGAAGATGCCAAGCGGACCTTGCGTGAAGAAGTCGCTGAGCAGGCTGCAGCCATGGCTGAGGAGTTGATCGTTAAAAATCTGACCCCTGCGGATCAGGTTGCGATCACTGAACAGTATCTTGAAAGAGTGGGTGCGGTACAGTGA
- the atpD gene encoding F0F1 ATP synthase subunit beta, which translates to MGESRVGKIIQVIGPVVDVEFEPGNLPDIMNALYITNPAINDDADNLVCEVAQHLGDNCVRTVAMDQTDGLVRGMDARDTGAPITIPVGAASLGRIMNVVGRPVDGMGEISSEKTMPIHRPAPAFTEQDTEVNVLETGIKVIDLLVPFPRGGKMGLFGGAGCGKTVIMMEMVNNIAMQHGGISVFCGVGERTREGNDLYNEMKESGVLPKAALVYGQMTEPPGARSRVALTGLTAAEYFRDEEGQDVLFFVDNIFRFTQAGSEVSALLGRIPSAVGYQPTLATDLGALQERITSTTKGSITAVQCVYVPADDLTDPAPATTFAHLDGTVVLSRQISELGIYPAVDPLDSTSRILDPNVVGEEHYLTARGVQVALQKYKELQDIIAILGMDELSEEDQLTVARARKVQRFLSQPFHVAEVFTGFPGKYVKVEDTVRSFKEILEGKHDDLPETAFYMVGSIEEAVEKAAKQKANA; encoded by the coding sequence ATGGGTGAGTCACGAGTAGGAAAAATCATACAGGTTATTGGACCTGTTGTTGACGTTGAGTTCGAGCCGGGCAACCTGCCCGACATCATGAATGCCCTTTATATTACTAACCCCGCCATCAACGATGACGCGGATAACTTGGTCTGCGAAGTTGCCCAGCATCTTGGTGACAACTGTGTTCGTACCGTTGCCATGGATCAGACCGATGGTCTGGTACGCGGCATGGACGCACGCGACACTGGCGCACCTATCACCATTCCGGTTGGTGCGGCATCTCTTGGCCGTATTATGAACGTCGTTGGTCGTCCTGTTGATGGTATGGGTGAGATCTCTTCTGAGAAAACCATGCCCATTCACCGTCCGGCACCTGCGTTCACTGAGCAGGATACCGAGGTAAACGTACTTGAGACCGGTATTAAGGTTATCGATCTGCTGGTACCGTTCCCCCGCGGTGGTAAAATGGGTCTGTTCGGCGGTGCTGGTTGTGGTAAGACCGTTATCATGATGGAGATGGTTAACAACATCGCCATGCAGCATGGTGGTATCTCCGTTTTCTGCGGAGTTGGTGAGCGTACCCGTGAGGGCAACGATCTCTACAACGAGATGAAAGAGTCCGGCGTACTGCCGAAAGCTGCTCTGGTTTACGGCCAGATGACAGAGCCTCCAGGAGCTCGTTCTCGTGTTGCTCTGACCGGTCTGACAGCAGCTGAGTACTTCCGTGATGAGGAAGGTCAGGACGTTCTTTTCTTCGTTGATAATATCTTCCGCTTTACCCAGGCTGGTTCTGAGGTATCTGCGCTTCTTGGTCGTATTCCTTCTGCGGTTGGCTATCAGCCGACTCTGGCCACCGACCTCGGTGCCCTTCAGGAGCGTATTACCTCCACCACCAAAGGTTCCATTACCGCTGTACAGTGCGTATACGTACCGGCCGATGACTTGACTGATCCGGCGCCTGCAACCACCTTTGCTCACTTGGACGGTACCGTTGTACTTTCCCGTCAGATTTCTGAGCTTGGTATCTACCCTGCGGTTGATCCGCTTGACTCTACCTCTCGTATTCTCGATCCCAACGTTGTTGGTGAAGAGCATTACCTGACTGCTCGTGGTGTACAGGTTGCTCTCCAGAAATACAAAGAGCTCCAGGACATCATCGCCATTCTTGGTATGGACGAGCTTTCCGAGGAAGATCAGCTGACTGTTGCCCGTGCCCGTAAGGTACAGCGCTTCCTGTCTCAGCCCTTCCATGTTGCCGAGGTATTTACCGGTTTCCCCGGAAAATACGTTAAAGTTGAAGACACCGTACGCAGCTTTAAAGAGATCCTCGAAGGCAAGCATGACGATCTGCCTGAGACCGCGTTCTACATGGTTGGTAGCATCGAAGAGGCAGTTGAGAAGGCCGCTAAGCAGAAAGCTAACGCTTGA